The following are encoded together in the Microbacterium hatanonis genome:
- the lpdA gene encoding dihydrolipoyl dehydrogenase, protein MTDHTADLVILGGGSGGYAAALRAAELGASVVIVEKDKLGGTCLHRGCIPTKALLHAGEVADTARDAASVGVHVHLDRVDAAGVREYRQGVVAKKYKGLQGLIGARGITVVSGEGVLVEGPAVRVGDDVYRGRDVILATGSYSRTLPGLTVEGRVLTSEHALELDVIPDHVVVLGGGVIGVEFASAWRSLGAEVTIVEALDRLLPTEDATSSKALERAFRKRGIVARTGVRFDSLAQTADSVTVRLEEGTELVADYVLVAVGRAAATEGLGYEEAGVVLDRGFVQTDERLRTDVPHVWAVGDIVVGPQLAHRSFQQGIFVAEEIAGRAPVLIPDEQIPRVAYSRPEVASVGVTEADAVAAHGADAVVAYEYNLAGNAKSEILGTTGVVKIVRKKDGPILGAHLVGDRVGELITEAQLAIGWEAHPEDIAPFIHAHPTQSEALGEAFLALAGKPLHTL, encoded by the coding sequence GTGACCGACCACACGGCGGATCTCGTGATCCTCGGCGGAGGCAGCGGCGGTTACGCCGCGGCCCTCCGCGCGGCGGAACTCGGAGCCTCTGTCGTGATCGTCGAGAAGGACAAGCTGGGCGGCACCTGCCTGCATCGGGGCTGCATCCCGACCAAGGCGCTGCTGCACGCGGGCGAGGTCGCCGACACCGCGCGCGACGCGGCATCCGTGGGGGTGCACGTTCACCTCGACCGCGTCGATGCTGCCGGCGTGCGCGAGTACCGCCAGGGCGTCGTCGCCAAGAAGTACAAGGGTCTCCAGGGTCTGATCGGCGCTCGGGGCATCACCGTCGTCTCCGGCGAGGGCGTTCTCGTCGAGGGGCCGGCGGTGCGCGTCGGCGACGACGTCTACCGCGGCCGGGATGTGATCCTCGCCACGGGTTCGTACAGCCGGACGCTGCCCGGTCTGACGGTCGAAGGGCGCGTGCTCACCAGCGAGCACGCGCTCGAACTCGACGTGATCCCCGACCACGTCGTCGTTCTCGGCGGCGGGGTCATCGGTGTCGAATTCGCCAGCGCGTGGCGCTCGCTCGGGGCCGAGGTCACCATCGTCGAAGCCCTCGACCGCCTCCTCCCGACCGAGGATGCGACGTCGAGCAAGGCGCTCGAGCGCGCGTTCCGCAAGCGCGGCATCGTCGCGCGGACGGGCGTGCGATTCGACTCGCTCGCGCAGACGGCCGATTCCGTCACCGTGCGGCTGGAGGAGGGGACCGAACTGGTCGCCGACTACGTGCTGGTGGCGGTCGGCCGCGCCGCGGCGACGGAGGGCCTCGGGTACGAGGAGGCCGGCGTCGTGCTCGACCGGGGGTTCGTGCAGACGGACGAGCGGCTCCGCACCGACGTCCCGCACGTCTGGGCCGTCGGTGACATCGTGGTGGGCCCGCAGCTCGCGCACCGCAGCTTCCAGCAGGGCATCTTCGTCGCCGAGGAGATCGCGGGACGTGCGCCGGTTCTCATCCCGGACGAGCAGATTCCTCGCGTCGCCTATTCGCGACCGGAAGTCGCGTCGGTGGGCGTCACGGAGGCCGACGCCGTCGCCGCGCACGGCGCCGACGCCGTCGTGGCGTACGAGTACAACCTGGCGGGCAACGCCAAGAGCGAGATCCTCGGCACGACCGGTGTCGTGAAGATCGTTCGCAAGAAAGACGGCCCGATCCTCGGTGCGCACCTCGTCGGCGATCGCGTCGGCGAGCTCATCACCGAGGCGCAGCTAGCGATCGGCTGGGAAGCGCATCCAGAAGACATCGCACCGTTCATCCACGCACACCCCACGCAGAGCGAAGCCCTCGGAGAAGCGTTCCTCGCTCTCGCGGGCAAACCGCTGCACACGCTCTGA